The Campylobacter sp. CN_NE2 genome contains a region encoding:
- a CDS encoding Ppx/GppA phosphatase family protein has protein sequence MPKRVAVIDLGSNSMRLAVFERTSRYGFFIVAEHKIKVRLGEGAYENGGFIQNNAMQKCLNAFGEFKKIIKSYGANRVLCVGTSALRDAPNSNEFINLVKKTHGFNIRRIDGDTEAHLGGIAALNLLSDFKSGLCVDIGGGSTELARIQNKKVVEKISLNLGTVRLKELFFDKDNIKKAKEFVDEALNQIPNSFKSDNLIAIGGSLRAISNSIMSLQKYPLKIVHNFSYELKDYEEFISKIINAKQSNLGKFGIKKERFDTIREGAFIFKKVAEKIEAKSVITSGVGVREGVFLTSILGKNARLPENFNVSLKSLQDRFSVKNRSNLAKFAKEIFDKLSFWHGLDEKYLSILINSAKLCTLGEKLGFYAMHNNSAYFVLNALNYGFSHEQKVLIACVIKLHGKNEFDDEFAKFKNLLPHKSVVIWLSFMLEVAKILDNLAFEKLKFEFSNHALKIHGTNGSLMVQESIKKLQKPVEFELILV, from the coding sequence ATGCCAAAAAGAGTTGCCGTTATCGATCTTGGTTCAAATTCAATGCGTTTAGCAGTTTTTGAACGCACAAGCAGATACGGCTTTTTTATCGTAGCAGAACATAAAATCAAGGTAAGACTAGGCGAGGGCGCTTACGAAAATGGTGGATTTATCCAAAATAACGCTATGCAAAAGTGCCTAAATGCTTTTGGCGAATTTAAAAAAATCATCAAATCTTACGGCGCAAATAGAGTTCTTTGCGTGGGAACTTCGGCTTTAAGAGACGCTCCAAATTCAAATGAATTTATAAATTTAGTTAAAAAAACTCACGGATTTAATATTAGACGGATTGACGGCGACACGGAAGCTCATCTTGGCGGGATTGCGGCGCTGAATTTACTAAGCGATTTTAAAAGCGGACTTTGCGTTGATATAGGCGGCGGCTCGACTGAACTAGCTAGAATCCAAAATAAAAAAGTGGTCGAAAAAATCTCGCTAAATCTTGGCACCGTGCGTTTAAAAGAGCTGTTTTTTGATAAAGACAATATAAAAAAAGCCAAAGAATTCGTTGATGAAGCGTTAAATCAAATTCCAAATAGTTTTAAAAGCGATAATCTAATCGCCATTGGCGGGAGTTTGCGTGCGATTTCAAATTCGATTATGAGTTTGCAAAAATATCCGCTTAAAATCGTGCATAACTTTTCGTATGAATTGAAAGATTACGAAGAATTTATAAGCAAAATCATAAATGCAAAACAGAGCAATTTAGGTAAATTTGGCATAAAAAAAGAGCGATTTGATACGATTAGAGAAGGTGCTTTTATTTTCAAAAAAGTTGCCGAAAAAATAGAAGCAAAAAGCGTCATTACAAGCGGCGTAGGTGTGCGAGAGGGCGTGTTTTTGACTTCGATTTTAGGTAAAAACGCAAGATTACCGGAAAATTTTAATGTAAGTCTAAAAAGTTTGCAAGATAGATTTAGCGTGAAAAATCGCTCAAATTTGGCCAAATTTGCAAAGGAAATTTTTGATAAATTATCATTTTGGCACGGGCTTGATGAAAAATATCTGTCTATTTTAATAAATTCGGCAAAGCTCTGTACTTTGGGCGAGAAACTTGGATTTTATGCTATGCATAATAATTCGGCGTATTTTGTGCTAAATGCCCTAAACTACGGCTTTTCGCACGAGCAAAAGGTTTTGATAGCCTGTGTTATAAAATTGCACGGCAAAAATGAATTCGATGATGAATTTGCGAAATTTAAAAATTTACTGCCACACAAAAGCGTTGTTATTTGGCTTAGTTTTATGCTTGAAGTTGCCAAAATTTTGGATAATTTGGCATTTGAAAAACTTAAATTTGAATTTAGCAACCACGCACTTAAAATTCACGGCACAAACGGCTCGTTGATGGTGCAAGAAAGTATAAAAAAACTGCAAAAACCGGTCGAATTTGAACTTATTTTAGTCTAA
- a CDS encoding YfhL family 4Fe-4S dicluster ferredoxin — protein sequence MALMITKDCICCDACREECPDGAIFEDDPIYMIDPDRCCECVNDYSEPACIVVCPVECIVADPDNIETLEELKFKYNHISDM from the coding sequence ATGGCTTTAATGATAACCAAAGATTGTATCTGTTGCGACGCTTGTCGTGAAGAGTGTCCTGACGGAGCGATTTTCGAAGACGATCCGATTTATATGATTGATCCTGATCGTTGTTGCGAGTGTGTAAATGATTATTCTGAACCTGCCTGTATCGTGGTTTGCCCTGTCGAGTGCATAGTTGCAGACCCTGATAATATCGAAACCCTTGAAGAGCTAAAATTCAAATATAACCACATTTCGGATATGTAA
- a CDS encoding sensor histidine kinase, with product MLILIFSGMLYHYIKITIFESSVQSMVRVAETIAKTDNLTTQNLSVYYANFMRDSYIKIENGESLSKPKFRQSEENAKTFLTLHYPYRSGKFISIKKDTTIYNEIVKQILIDIIIVNATMIFLIIFYAMFLSRMLLMPIKMISHRLSKLNENFLRPIGEREIPDEFKPLSNSINRLIERIQTFMLYQKELFIGVAHELKTPLAVMKTKNEVTLIKERESDRYIEALRLNNAEIDSMNKMISSILQIGRQEGAQFEEPENIDIINYINELCLNFKILARTDNKDISINLSPKELFVLIQPNLFLHVIQNFVQNAIKFAEPNSVIEIRSKIIEQNLVVEVLNQGEEIDEKIDYFAPFKRFGNKSGAGLGLFLAKNAASAMGAKISLQNRTDDKKGVISTFILPI from the coding sequence ATGCTAATTCTTATTTTTTCGGGTATGCTTTACCACTACATTAAAATTACTATTTTTGAAAGTTCGGTTCAAAGCATGGTGCGTGTAGCCGAAACTATCGCAAAAACAGATAATTTGACAACTCAAAATTTATCCGTGTATTATGCAAATTTTATGCGCGATTCTTATATAAAAATAGAAAACGGCGAAAGTCTAAGCAAACCGAAATTTCGCCAAAGTGAAGAAAACGCAAAGACTTTTTTAACGCTTCATTATCCTTATAGAAGCGGCAAATTTATTAGTATCAAAAAAGATACGACCATTTATAATGAGATTGTCAAGCAAATTTTAATCGATATTATAATTGTAAATGCCACGATGATATTTTTGATAATTTTTTATGCAATGTTTTTATCAAGAATGCTTTTAATGCCGATAAAGATGATAAGTCACCGACTTTCAAAGCTAAATGAAAATTTTCTTCGCCCAATCGGCGAGAGAGAAATTCCTGATGAATTTAAGCCGCTTTCAAATAGCATAAATCGTTTGATTGAACGAATTCAAACATTTATGCTGTATCAAAAAGAGCTATTTATCGGAGTTGCGCACGAGCTAAAAACTCCTTTGGCTGTGATGAAAACAAAAAATGAAGTAACACTCATAAAAGAGCGAGAAAGCGACAGATATATCGAAGCTTTGCGTTTAAATAATGCAGAAATCGATAGTATGAATAAAATGATAAGCTCTATCCTACAAATCGGTCGCCAAGAAGGAGCTCAGTTTGAAGAGCCTGAAAATATCGATATAATAAATTATATAAACGAGCTTTGTTTGAATTTTAAAATTCTAGCCAGAACCGATAATAAAGACATTTCGATAAATTTATCGCCAAAAGAGCTTTTTGTATTGATTCAGCCAAATTTATTTTTGCATGTTATCCAAAATTTTGTTCAAAATGCCATTAAATTTGCCGAGCCAAATTCAGTTATAGAGATACGAAGCAAAATAATTGAGCAAAATTTAGTAGTTGAGGTTCTAAACCAAGGCGAAGAGATAGATGAAAAAATAGATTATTTTGCGCCGTTTAAACGCTTTGGAAATAAAAGCGGAGCAGGGCTGGGGCTATTTTTAGCTAAAAATGCCGCAAGTGCAATGGGCGCTAAGATTTCCTTGCAAAATAGAACCGATGATAAAAAAGGCGTTATTTCGACTTTTATACTTCCGATATAA